ATACGCGCGGCTTTTGGCAAGGGGTCATTGGTGAAATTCGTCGCCAACATTAAAACGGCCTTGGCTGCGGGGGATATGAAGAAAGCGCAACAGATCTGCGATGCACAACGTGGTTCGGTAGCTAATGTAGTAAATGCTACTTTGAAGAAGTATGCCGAAATGGAAAATGACCCTGCCCTGGCTAAAGATCAGAAATTACTTGCTATTCAGAAAGAGCTGGAAGAAGCTACCGCATTAGAATTGCCGATGATGGAACAGAATCTTCCGATTATCGGTACTATCACCACTTTGGGTACATTGATGGGATTGCTTGGTACGGTTATCGGTATGATTCGTTCATTTGCCGCTTTGGCTGCCGGAGGAAGTGCAGATTCTATGGCATTGTCACAAGGAATTTCTGAGGCCTTGATAAATACGGCTTTCGGTATTTTGACCGGTGCATTGGCCGTTATCTCTTATAATTATTATACTAATAAGATTGATAAGTTGACATACAGCCTTGACGAGGTTGGTTTCTCTATCGTACAGACTTTTGCAGCTACACATAAATAAATTGATAATTGACGGTTGGGCTGCGCTATGGTGTAGTACATCAGTTCTCAATTCTGATTTTTAATTCTCAATTTAATAATTATGGGTAGAGTAAAAATTAAAAAGAAAAGTACGTTCAT
Above is a window of Bacteroides helcogenes P 36-108 DNA encoding:
- a CDS encoding MotA/TolQ/ExbB proton channel family protein — protein: METTQKKSASFKGIKSAGWVIIICFIIAVLIFNFVLGNPSNFMNNDPSNHPLPGNFLGTIYKGGFIVPVIQTLLLTVIALSIERYIAIRAAFGKGSLVKFVANIKTALAAGDMKKAQQICDAQRGSVANVVNATLKKYAEMENDPALAKDQKLLAIQKELEEATALELPMMEQNLPIIGTITTLGTLMGLLGTVIGMIRSFAALAAGGSADSMALSQGISEALINTAFGILTGALAVISYNYYTNKIDKLTYSLDEVGFSIVQTFAATHK